Proteins encoded together in one Thermococcus gammatolerans EJ3 window:
- a CDS encoding pyridoxal phosphate-dependent aminotransferase translates to MFNVYEFFNRINEIKPGIRLDAGQPDIPVREEIIEETVASLRRGETGYISSSGMGELRERIAEAEGVSPEEVIVGPGSKILIAAEIAMADRIAVIAPYWSAYVLIARQFGKEVEVIRTRLEEEWRPRLEELNADLLILNYPNNPTGRVLSRSELKEILELAEETGAKVLSDEIYAELSFMDFTPVRELYENAVTVKGFSKLYSMTGFRLGYAIADREEIARIRHFMESTVTCVPPFVQRAGIKALELRDELVDDVRKEYMRRAKLASRILRGLYFREPEGAFYVFLRVPGDGLAFAERLLDKGVAVFPGVAFGPYRDFIRISLTGSHLEEGLKTIREEVQCALGSPATGGWAGSSSGAWAGR, encoded by the coding sequence ATGTTCAACGTGTATGAGTTCTTCAACAGGATAAACGAGATTAAACCTGGGATAAGGCTCGACGCGGGCCAGCCTGACATACCCGTGAGGGAGGAAATCATAGAGGAAACAGTGGCGTCGCTCAGAAGGGGAGAGACCGGCTACATCTCAAGCTCTGGAATGGGGGAGCTCAGGGAGAGGATAGCTGAAGCCGAAGGTGTCTCGCCGGAAGAAGTTATCGTTGGGCCAGGTTCAAAGATCCTGATAGCGGCCGAGATCGCGATGGCAGACAGAATAGCCGTGATAGCGCCATACTGGAGCGCCTACGTCCTGATAGCGAGGCAGTTCGGGAAGGAAGTCGAAGTCATCAGGACACGCCTTGAAGAGGAATGGAGGCCCAGGCTGGAGGAGCTCAACGCCGATTTATTAATCCTCAACTACCCGAACAATCCCACCGGACGGGTTCTCTCGCGCTCGGAACTCAAAGAAATCCTCGAGCTGGCGGAGGAAACCGGGGCAAAGGTGCTGTCGGACGAGATATACGCCGAGCTCTCCTTCATGGACTTCACTCCGGTGAGGGAACTCTACGAGAACGCGGTAACCGTTAAGGGGTTCTCAAAGCTCTACTCGATGACGGGGTTCAGGCTCGGCTACGCCATAGCCGACAGGGAGGAGATAGCGAGGATAAGGCACTTCATGGAATCCACGGTAACGTGCGTTCCGCCATTCGTCCAGAGGGCTGGGATAAAGGCCCTCGAACTCAGGGATGAGCTTGTTGATGATGTCAGAAAAGAATACATGCGGAGGGCAAAGCTCGCCTCAAGGATTCTGAGGGGCCTCTACTTTAGAGAGCCCGAAGGAGCCTTTTACGTCTTCCTCCGCGTTCCCGGGGACGGGCTGGCCTTCGCGGAGAGGCTCCTCGACAAAGGGGTGGCCGTGTTCCCCGGCGTGGCCTTTGGGCCGTACCGGGACTTCATCAGAATTTCCCTGACCGGGAGCCACCTCGAGGAGGGGCTCAAAACAATAAGGGAGGAGGTCCAATGCGCGTTGGGATCGCCGGCTACGGGAGGATGGGCAGGCTCTTCAAGCGGTGCCTGGGCGGGGAGGTGA
- the aroA gene encoding 3-phosphoshikimate 1-carboxyvinyltransferase — MIVEPVDWLEGKVRAPPSKSYTHRAFFLALLADGESTIEEPLVSDDTEATLNAIRAFGAEADWNRVVPPEELRKAEINARESGTTARISVAVASLARGRSVIDGQGRLRERPFAPLVRALRSLGVTVRGEKLPIEVFGGMPGGRVSVDASLSSQFVTALLILASKVGMRVEFEKAVSKPYIEMTLRTMEAFGVTFERNGGVRVFPGVKGTKFHVPGDYSSASFFLVAGALYGRVRVENLDPGDVQADMAIVEILGEIGANVKVGGDYVEVSRGELRGFEINCSDFPDLFPILSVLAAYAEGRSVIRGRQLRYKESDRVRAMAVNLARAGIKVRELEDGLEIHGGRPRGVVVEDFNDHRVAMAMAVLGLGARGKTVIKNERVVAKSYPGFFGDLRRLLG; from the coding sequence TTGATTGTAGAGCCAGTTGACTGGCTTGAAGGGAAGGTTAGGGCTCCTCCCTCGAAGAGCTACACCCACCGGGCGTTCTTCCTCGCGCTCCTCGCGGATGGTGAGAGCACGATCGAGGAACCCCTCGTGAGCGACGACACCGAGGCGACGCTGAACGCCATAAGGGCCTTCGGGGCTGAAGCCGACTGGAACCGCGTTGTTCCGCCGGAGGAGCTCAGGAAAGCGGAGATAAACGCGAGGGAATCGGGAACGACTGCAAGAATAAGCGTTGCGGTTGCCTCGCTCGCGAGGGGTAGGAGCGTTATAGATGGCCAAGGAAGGCTGAGGGAGAGGCCCTTCGCCCCGCTCGTCCGCGCGCTCCGCTCTCTGGGGGTAACGGTCAGGGGGGAGAAACTCCCGATTGAGGTTTTCGGCGGAATGCCCGGTGGGAGGGTTAGCGTTGACGCCTCGCTCTCATCCCAGTTCGTCACGGCCCTTCTGATACTCGCCTCCAAAGTGGGGATGCGCGTCGAGTTCGAGAAAGCCGTGTCAAAGCCCTATATAGAGATGACGCTCAGGACTATGGAGGCCTTTGGCGTAACCTTTGAGCGGAACGGAGGAGTTAGAGTTTTCCCGGGAGTTAAGGGAACAAAATTCCACGTTCCCGGCGACTACTCGAGCGCCTCCTTCTTCTTAGTTGCCGGTGCGCTGTACGGAAGGGTGAGGGTCGAGAACCTCGACCCCGGAGACGTTCAGGCCGATATGGCCATTGTCGAAATTCTGGGGGAGATAGGGGCCAACGTTAAGGTCGGGGGGGACTACGTGGAGGTTTCCAGGGGAGAGCTGAGGGGCTTCGAAATAAACTGCTCGGACTTTCCAGACCTGTTTCCGATACTCAGCGTATTGGCGGCGTACGCCGAGGGGAGGAGCGTCATCAGGGGCAGACAGCTGAGGTATAAGGAAAGCGACAGGGTTCGCGCGATGGCAGTCAACCTCGCCAGAGCTGGTATAAAGGTGAGGGAACTCGAGGACGGCCTCGAAATCCACGGCGGAAGGCCGAGGGGGGTTGTTGTCGAGGACTTCAACGACCACAGGGTTGCGATGGCGATGGCCGTGCTGGGCCTCGGGGCGAGGGGGAAGACGGTGATTAAAAACGAGAGGGTCGTTGCCAAGTCCTATCCGGGGTTTTTTGGCGATTTGAGGAGGTTGCTCGGATGA
- a CDS encoding shikimate dehydrogenase: MDAETRLYGLIGFPARHSLSPAMHNAAFRELGMNAVYLAFEVAPERLKMAVDGVRGLGIHGLNVTMPHKTTVIEHLDGLSGEAEEIGSVNTIVNDGELIGYNTDGVGARRALEMVTSLRGKNVLIIGAGGAGRAIAYALSKVSEVVVLNRTPEKARALERFGVTGDRLTPENLRRYLANADVLINATPVGMNSDESPVPAELLREGLVVMDIVYKPLKTRLLREAERRGCVTVDGLWMLVHQGAESFRLWTGKSVDPELMRRAALEGLRKGR; encoded by the coding sequence ATGGACGCTGAGACGAGGCTTTACGGCCTTATCGGCTTCCCGGCCAGGCACTCGCTAAGCCCTGCGATGCACAACGCGGCCTTTCGGGAGCTCGGGATGAACGCGGTCTACCTCGCCTTCGAGGTGGCCCCTGAACGGCTCAAGATGGCTGTTGATGGTGTCAGGGGACTGGGAATACATGGCCTGAACGTCACGATGCCCCACAAGACGACCGTCATAGAGCACCTCGACGGGCTCTCCGGGGAAGCCGAGGAGATAGGGAGCGTGAACACGATAGTCAACGACGGCGAGCTGATTGGATATAACACCGATGGCGTAGGCGCGAGGAGAGCCCTTGAGATGGTGACGAGCCTTAGGGGAAAGAACGTCCTCATCATTGGAGCCGGAGGCGCCGGGAGGGCGATAGCCTACGCGCTCTCAAAGGTTTCAGAGGTTGTAGTCCTCAACAGAACGCCGGAGAAAGCCAGGGCCTTGGAGCGCTTCGGGGTTACTGGGGACAGACTAACGCCCGAGAACCTGAGACGCTATTTGGCCAACGCCGACGTGCTGATAAACGCCACCCCAGTCGGCATGAACTCGGACGAGAGCCCGGTTCCGGCCGAGCTCCTGAGGGAGGGGCTCGTCGTCATGGACATCGTTTACAAACCCCTAAAGACGAGGCTTTTGAGAGAGGCCGAAAGGAGGGGATGCGTAACAGTTGACGGGCTCTGGATGCTCGTCCACCAGGGAGCCGAGAGCTTCCGTCTCTGGACGGGGAAGAGCGTTGACCCAGAACTGATGAGGAGGGCCGCCCTTGAGGGGCTACGGAAGGGCCGGTAG
- the aroB gene encoding 3-dehydroquinate synthase, translating into MEKVKFGTLSDLSNLISELSPYKTVVLANTTVEKLWLDRLDGFEAERIVIPDGEEHKNIETVKGIWAKLQELGFTRKSLLIGLGGGVITDIAGFVASTYMRGTMLGLVPTTLLAQVDAAIGGKTGINFNGKNMVGTFYLPDFVLIAHETLSTLPRVELLNGMAEVVKYGILDRKVYSLLKKLGSVEDLDRELVKACVEVKLRVVEEDLREGGKRRILNLGHTTAHAIEKLSNYTIKHGFAVAVGLMVAAKLGEILYNFDPGKVEELLRKFELPTGLPFEPEKILGEMRLDKKAWYGRLTFVVPIEVGEVTIEEVEEDVVRRALEAVG; encoded by the coding sequence ATGGAGAAGGTGAAGTTTGGAACCCTCTCCGACCTCTCCAACCTTATCTCGGAGCTCTCGCCCTACAAGACGGTCGTTCTGGCGAACACGACCGTTGAAAAACTCTGGCTCGACAGGCTTGATGGATTTGAGGCCGAAAGGATAGTGATTCCGGACGGTGAAGAGCACAAGAACATCGAGACCGTCAAGGGGATATGGGCGAAGCTCCAGGAGCTGGGCTTCACGAGGAAGTCCCTACTAATCGGCCTCGGAGGGGGTGTAATAACCGACATAGCGGGCTTCGTGGCCTCGACATACATGCGGGGAACGATGCTTGGATTGGTTCCGACGACGCTCCTGGCGCAGGTCGATGCCGCCATAGGCGGAAAGACCGGGATTAACTTCAACGGCAAGAACATGGTGGGAACTTTTTACCTCCCGGACTTCGTGCTTATAGCCCACGAAACCCTCTCAACTCTTCCCAGGGTGGAGCTCCTGAACGGGATGGCCGAAGTAGTGAAGTACGGAATCCTCGATAGAAAAGTCTACTCCCTCCTGAAAAAGCTCGGCTCCGTTGAGGACCTCGACAGGGAGCTCGTGAAGGCCTGCGTGGAGGTTAAGCTGAGGGTAGTTGAGGAGGACCTCAGGGAGGGCGGTAAGAGGCGCATCCTGAACCTCGGGCACACAACAGCCCATGCGATAGAGAAGCTCTCTAACTACACGATAAAGCACGGCTTCGCGGTCGCTGTTGGTTTGATGGTTGCGGCCAAGCTCGGCGAGATTCTCTACAACTTCGACCCCGGAAAGGTTGAGGAACTCCTCAGGAAGTTCGAACTGCCGACGGGGCTTCCCTTTGAGCCCGAGAAAATCCTCGGGGAGATGAGGCTCGACAAGAAGGCGTGGTACGGCAGGCTGACCTTCGTCGTTCCCATCGAGGTCGGCGAGGTTACCATCGAGGAAGTCGAGGAAGACGTCGTGAGAAGGGCGCTGGAGGCGGTTGGATGA
- the aroF gene encoding 3-deoxy-7-phosphoheptulonate synthase, with amino-acid sequence MKYSKEYRDKTVVKVGDVKIGEGFTIMAGPCAIESEEMIMKVAEFLAEKGVKVLRGGAFKPRTSPYSFQGHGEEALKWLRRAADEYGLVTVTEVTDTRKVPLVSRYSDIVQIGARNSQNFELLKEVGKIDNPVLLKRGMGNTVQELLYSAEYVMSEGNENVILCERGIRTFETSTRFTLDISAVPVVKELSHLPIVVDPSHPAGRRSLVIPLSKAAYAVGADGILVEVHPEPEKALSDSAQQLTFGEFERLLEELEGLGWRR; translated from the coding sequence GTGAAGTACAGCAAGGAGTACCGGGATAAAACCGTAGTTAAGGTCGGGGACGTTAAAATAGGCGAGGGCTTCACGATAATGGCCGGCCCCTGCGCCATCGAGAGCGAGGAGATGATAATGAAGGTTGCCGAGTTTCTGGCGGAAAAGGGCGTGAAAGTCCTCAGGGGAGGGGCCTTCAAGCCCAGAACGAGCCCCTACTCCTTCCAGGGGCACGGCGAGGAAGCGCTCAAGTGGCTTAGGAGGGCAGCCGACGAGTACGGGCTCGTTACCGTAACGGAGGTAACCGACACGAGGAAAGTCCCCCTGGTTTCCAGGTACTCCGACATAGTCCAGATAGGCGCGAGGAACTCCCAGAACTTTGAGCTGCTCAAGGAGGTCGGTAAAATAGACAACCCCGTGCTCCTCAAGAGGGGGATGGGCAACACGGTTCAGGAGCTCCTCTACTCGGCGGAATACGTAATGAGCGAGGGCAACGAGAACGTAATCCTCTGCGAGCGCGGTATAAGGACGTTCGAGACATCAACGCGCTTCACCCTCGACATCTCGGCCGTGCCAGTCGTTAAAGAGCTCTCCCACCTGCCAATCGTCGTTGACCCGTCCCATCCCGCTGGAAGGAGGAGCCTCGTCATACCCCTCTCCAAGGCGGCCTACGCCGTTGGAGCCGACGGAATACTCGTGGAGGTTCATCCGGAGCCCGAGAAGGCCCTCTCAGACTCTGCGCAGCAGCTAACATTTGGGGAATTCGAGAGGCTCCTCGAGGAGCTGGAGGGGCTCGGATGGAGAAGGTGA
- a CDS encoding chorismate mutase, which yields MTKQKFDYMSEIERLRARIDEIDEEIIRLLRERIEVASRIGEVKARLGLPVVDEGREKVVLERAGEFRQVFEAIIRVSRDVQRV from the coding sequence ATGACAAAGCAGAAATTTGACTATATGTCAGAGATAGAGAGGCTTAGGGCAAGAATAGACGAGATAGATGAGGAGATAATACGCCTCCTGAGGGAGAGAATCGAAGTGGCCTCGCGCATAGGCGAGGTTAAGGCCCGGCTCGGCCTTCCAGTGGTCGATGAGGGACGTGAAAAGGTCGTGCTGGAGAGGGCAGGGGAGTTCAGGCAGGTTTTCGAGGCGATAATCAGGGTGAGCCGAGATGTTCAACGTGTATGA
- a CDS encoding GNAT family N-acetyltransferase, producing MRPIILKGKKVSLAILLREDLPKSWEWFNDRSTVRGLFNSAHFTLPEEEEEFYEELKRNREKSPTFAVIENESGKLVGIAGFNWINWQARWGEILYYLSPEDRGKGYGTETVKLLCEYAFTHLNLHKVWAKVHSDNIPSIRILEKNGFSLSGRFREHVWSDGRYLDELIYEKFRGEEND from the coding sequence ATGCGCCCGATAATTTTGAAGGGTAAAAAGGTCTCCCTGGCGATTCTTCTCAGGGAAGACCTCCCCAAAAGCTGGGAATGGTTCAATGACAGGAGCACCGTTAGGGGTCTCTTCAACTCAGCCCACTTCACCCTGCCCGAGGAAGAGGAGGAGTTCTACGAGGAGCTGAAGAGGAACAGGGAGAAAAGTCCAACTTTCGCGGTGATAGAAAACGAGAGCGGAAAGCTCGTGGGCATAGCCGGATTCAACTGGATCAACTGGCAGGCAAGGTGGGGGGAGATACTCTACTACCTTTCACCGGAAGATAGGGGAAAGGGTTACGGGACGGAGACGGTGAAGCTCCTCTGCGAATACGCCTTTACTCATCTCAATCTCCACAAGGTCTGGGCGAAGGTTCACAGCGACAACATTCCCTCAATCCGCATTCTCGAGAAGAACGGCTTCTCTTTGAGCGGACGGTTCAGGGAGCATGTCTGGAGCGACGGGAGGTACTTAGACGAGCTGATCTACGAGAAGTTCAGAGGGGAAGAAAATGATTGA
- a CDS encoding shikimate kinase: MRGYGRAGSAVTVVNAFATGKGGAVGIDLWTEAKVKLVEDGISGSITVRGESFGDTRLVRAVVEVVRRATGEDFGIEFEISSEIPVGKGLKSSSAAANALVLAIYEALGIEIAPLEAIKLGVEAARLAGVTITGAFDDASASLLGGLCLTDNTRDELLKREEVEPEPVVLLIPEESIMTSSLKGMDFSGIAPYITEAFDMAMRGEWRKALVINGLVYSAFLGHPTEPIGTALRLGAIAGLSGKGPAFFALTREPEVLSEEWSRFGKTEITKLR; encoded by the coding sequence TTGAGGGGCTACGGAAGGGCCGGTAGTGCAGTTACGGTCGTGAACGCCTTCGCAACCGGAAAGGGAGGGGCCGTGGGAATAGACCTGTGGACAGAGGCGAAAGTCAAACTCGTGGAGGATGGGATAAGCGGAAGTATAACCGTCAGAGGGGAGAGTTTCGGGGATACCCGCCTCGTCAGGGCTGTCGTCGAGGTCGTCAGGCGCGCGACTGGAGAGGACTTCGGGATTGAGTTCGAGATAAGCTCGGAAATACCCGTCGGGAAGGGCCTCAAGAGCAGTTCGGCCGCCGCGAACGCCCTCGTCCTGGCGATTTACGAAGCTCTGGGAATTGAAATAGCTCCCCTCGAAGCCATAAAGCTCGGTGTAGAGGCCGCAAGGCTCGCGGGAGTGACCATCACGGGAGCCTTCGACGACGCTTCAGCCTCCCTCCTCGGTGGCCTCTGCCTGACGGACAACACGAGGGACGAGCTACTCAAGCGGGAGGAGGTTGAACCCGAGCCCGTTGTCCTCCTAATACCAGAGGAGAGCATAATGACGTCGAGCCTCAAGGGCATGGACTTTTCAGGCATAGCGCCCTACATAACGGAGGCCTTTGATATGGCCATGCGCGGGGAGTGGAGGAAGGCCCTCGTGATAAACGGCCTCGTGTATTCGGCATTCTTGGGGCACCCAACCGAGCCAATCGGAACGGCCCTCAGGCTGGGGGCCATCGCGGGGCTCAGCGGGAAAGGGCCGGCTTTTTTCGCCCTGACCCGGGAGCCGGAGGTTCTCTCCGAAGAGTGGAGTAGGTTTGGAAAAACGGAAATAACGAAGCTGAGGTGA
- a CDS encoding 3-dehydroquinate dehydratase, with amino-acid sequence MIAGVVVARNAREAVAKIREGNADLYEVRLDRFESFELAPLKPFADRLIITIRRAEEGGFRRIPEEERLELYRRAMTLKPRYVDVEARSEIAGEVMREARKRRVGVILSHHDFEGTPPFETLMEILQGMASMAPDVVKIVPTANSHLDNVRVLRLYEHAENLVAFCMGPLGRISRLFSALLAPFTYASLEKAVAPGQMSVEELRQLLVMLDGR; translated from the coding sequence ATGATAGCCGGCGTGGTGGTGGCGAGGAACGCCCGCGAGGCTGTGGCGAAGATAAGGGAAGGCAATGCCGACCTCTACGAGGTAAGGCTGGACCGCTTCGAGTCCTTCGAGCTCGCCCCGCTCAAGCCCTTCGCCGACAGGCTGATAATCACCATCAGAAGGGCCGAGGAGGGAGGTTTCAGAAGGATTCCCGAGGAGGAGAGGCTTGAGCTCTACAGGAGGGCAATGACCCTTAAGCCAAGGTACGTTGACGTCGAGGCCCGCTCTGAAATAGCGGGCGAGGTGATGAGGGAGGCCAGAAAGAGAAGAGTGGGCGTCATACTTTCCCACCACGACTTCGAGGGGACACCGCCATTCGAGACCCTGATGGAAATCCTTCAAGGTATGGCGAGCATGGCCCCAGATGTTGTCAAGATAGTGCCGACGGCAAACTCCCACCTCGACAACGTGAGGGTTCTCAGGCTTTACGAGCACGCCGAGAACCTCGTGGCCTTCTGCATGGGGCCTCTGGGGAGGATATCCAGGCTCTTCAGCGCGCTCCTCGCCCCCTTCACCTATGCATCCCTTGAGAAAGCTGTCGCCCCGGGTCAGATGAGCGTTGAGGAGCTCAGACAACTGCTGGTGATGCTGGATGGACGCTGA
- a CDS encoding prephenate dehydrogenase/arogenate dehydrogenase family protein, whose protein sequence is MRVGIAGYGRMGRLFKRCLGGEVRFYSRHAKADFDNLEDMYEWADVLILASSLDSIPQQLEELALIASRQPKNAIIFDIATFKRELIGLYKGFPPEVKVASVHPMFGEGVESFNGQLFLVIPVEGREDDAEHIANFLRSLGGRVEFVSAEEHDRAMGFVIGVPYFLGLKYLELSLKNNLDRFGGTSHRFLTTYGRAVLNDSPEFIAEVLERSRGEIEEFIRELGKEPDLEYLLGKVSCEEIKKAYRKFYRVLEP, encoded by the coding sequence ATGCGCGTTGGGATCGCCGGCTACGGGAGGATGGGCAGGCTCTTCAAGCGGTGCCTGGGCGGGGAGGTGAGGTTCTATTCACGACACGCCAAAGCTGACTTCGATAACCTGGAGGACATGTACGAGTGGGCGGACGTCCTGATATTGGCCTCTTCCCTCGACTCGATTCCCCAACAGCTGGAGGAGCTCGCCCTCATAGCCTCACGGCAACCCAAAAACGCCATCATCTTCGACATAGCCACTTTCAAGCGGGAACTCATAGGCCTTTACAAAGGCTTTCCGCCCGAGGTTAAGGTCGCGAGCGTTCATCCGATGTTCGGGGAGGGCGTTGAGAGCTTTAACGGCCAGCTGTTCCTTGTAATACCGGTTGAGGGCAGGGAAGACGACGCCGAGCACATCGCCAACTTCCTGAGGTCGCTCGGCGGCAGGGTGGAGTTTGTAAGCGCCGAGGAGCACGACAGGGCAATGGGCTTCGTCATAGGCGTGCCTTACTTCCTGGGACTCAAGTACCTTGAGCTATCGCTTAAAAATAACCTCGACCGCTTTGGAGGGACTTCCCACCGCTTCCTGACGACGTACGGGAGGGCGGTCCTCAACGATTCGCCGGAATTTATAGCCGAGGTCTTAGAACGCTCGAGGGGAGAGATAGAAGAGTTCATCCGCGAGCTCGGGAAAGAGCCCGACCTTGAGTATCTCCTCGGCAAAGTTAGTTGCGAAGAAATAAAGAAAGCCTACAGGAAGTTCTACCGGGTGCTGGAGCCCTGA
- the aroC gene encoding chorismate synthase, with protein MKGKLLSFTLFGESHGKAVGILIEGLPPGIEVKVEEMKAELERRKGIRRFSTKRRESDEPVIVSGVFNGFTTGTPVTVLVWNRDADSSYYEEIRNTPRPGHADYPAKVKFFGYNDYRGGGHFSGRLTVGVVIAGYFAKKLLERFGIRVRAYIRRIGPVECPQVEPEELFASPNPYCPDEDAFERMLEEMEKARKSGDSVGGTVEVVAINVPAGLGGPWDEDIEADLASALFRIPAVKGVEFGLGFRFAEMRGSEANDPFVVRNGRVATETNNHGGVLGGITTGMPLVARVAFKPTPSIYLPQRTVDLERMDEVELRLRGRFDSCIVPKALPVVEAMVAFVLADHLLRRKAWEGVVR; from the coding sequence ATGAAGGGGAAACTGCTGAGCTTCACGCTCTTCGGGGAGAGCCACGGGAAGGCCGTTGGAATCCTCATAGAGGGCCTGCCGCCGGGAATAGAGGTGAAGGTTGAGGAGATGAAGGCCGAGCTCGAGAGGAGGAAGGGCATTCGGCGGTTTTCGACGAAGAGAAGAGAAAGCGACGAGCCCGTTATCGTCTCGGGGGTCTTCAACGGCTTCACCACTGGGACTCCTGTTACGGTTCTCGTGTGGAACAGAGATGCCGATTCCTCCTACTACGAGGAGATAAGGAACACGCCGAGGCCCGGCCATGCGGATTATCCAGCAAAGGTGAAGTTCTTCGGCTACAACGACTACCGCGGCGGCGGCCACTTCTCGGGCAGGCTGACCGTCGGCGTCGTCATAGCGGGCTACTTCGCCAAAAAGCTTCTCGAGAGGTTCGGCATCAGGGTTAGGGCCTACATCAGGAGGATAGGCCCGGTAGAGTGTCCCCAAGTTGAGCCCGAGGAGCTGTTCGCATCGCCAAACCCCTACTGCCCGGACGAGGACGCCTTTGAGAGAATGCTGGAGGAGATGGAAAAGGCGAGGAAGAGCGGAGACAGCGTCGGCGGAACTGTAGAGGTCGTGGCGATAAACGTTCCCGCGGGCCTCGGGGGGCCGTGGGATGAGGACATCGAGGCGGATTTGGCGTCCGCCCTCTTCAGGATTCCGGCCGTTAAGGGCGTCGAGTTCGGGCTCGGCTTCAGGTTCGCCGAGATGAGGGGGAGCGAGGCGAACGACCCCTTCGTGGTGAGGAACGGGAGAGTTGCCACCGAGACGAACAACCACGGGGGTGTGTTGGGCGGGATAACAACGGGAATGCCCCTCGTGGCAAGGGTGGCCTTCAAGCCGACACCATCAATATACCTGCCCCAGAGAACGGTTGACCTCGAGAGGATGGATGAAGTGGAGCTCAGACTTAGGGGCCGCTTTGATTCGTGCATCGTTCCTAAGGCGCTCCCGGTTGTCGAGGCGATGGTCGCCTTCGTTCTGGCCGACCACCTGCTGAGGAGAAAAGCCTGGGAGGGTGTGGTCAGGTGA
- a CDS encoding gluzincin family metallopeptidase, translated as MIERLELRLGLNFERGTLEGMAKLKLAGKAGTFLLNRGLSVNSASAPFSQRVEGFNGLEAYEASVVRLELPLEEVELTYSGRLESYESVLPYLKDSINPEYTLLRTDSLFYPIPSEPDFESLIKSVVGSEFDAEITVEGIPEGLVVAFGGEIKENRLRIEGTKRLDIAVAPFKVIEKEPFRLFILSEEGIERTLDLLGKAHEFYSTILGSRVEKFTVIETPENYGGQAGKGYALVSGSSLRAEIPANLYHELAHLWNPRATPEAHQSRFFDEAFANYLTALAIREIHGEEAFNRFIEGLRRNYKAVVKRFPEAEKLKPSEWGELGLWELSYTKGALILYDLHLLMEDSFYDLLRILAGAENVDFERFKKLAEELSGRDLGDFFERYF; from the coding sequence ATGATTGAACGTCTGGAACTCCGCCTGGGCCTCAACTTTGAGAGAGGGACGCTGGAAGGGATGGCAAAGTTAAAACTGGCCGGAAAAGCGGGGACCTTCCTCCTCAATCGGGGTTTGTCCGTAAACTCCGCGAGCGCTCCCTTTTCCCAGCGCGTTGAAGGGTTTAATGGACTTGAGGCCTACGAGGCCAGCGTCGTTCGGCTTGAGCTGCCACTTGAAGAAGTTGAGCTGACGTACTCCGGCAGGCTTGAGAGCTATGAAAGCGTTCTCCCGTACCTCAAGGACTCAATAAATCCGGAGTATACCCTCCTCAGGACTGACTCGCTCTTCTACCCGATTCCCTCAGAGCCGGACTTCGAGAGCCTCATCAAGTCTGTCGTGGGCTCGGAGTTTGACGCCGAGATAACCGTTGAAGGCATTCCTGAGGGGTTGGTGGTCGCGTTCGGCGGGGAAATCAAGGAAAACCGGCTGAGAATCGAGGGCACAAAAAGGCTCGACATCGCGGTGGCACCGTTCAAGGTCATTGAAAAGGAGCCCTTCAGGCTCTTCATTCTTAGCGAGGAAGGAATTGAGAGGACACTTGACCTACTCGGGAAAGCGCACGAATTCTACTCAACAATTCTGGGGAGCAGGGTGGAGAAGTTTACCGTCATCGAGACGCCTGAGAACTACGGTGGGCAGGCCGGGAAGGGCTACGCGCTAGTCTCTGGAAGCTCGCTCAGGGCGGAGATACCAGCAAACCTCTACCACGAGCTCGCCCATCTCTGGAACCCGAGGGCAACGCCCGAGGCGCACCAGAGCAGGTTCTTTGACGAGGCCTTCGCCAACTACCTGACTGCGCTGGCGATTAGGGAGATACACGGCGAGGAAGCCTTCAACCGCTTCATCGAAGGCCTGAGAAGGAATTACAAGGCAGTGGTTAAGCGCTTTCCAGAGGCAGAGAAGCTCAAACCGTCGGAGTGGGGAGAGTTAGGCCTGTGGGAGCTATCGTACACGAAAGGGGCCTTAATCCTTTACGACCTTCACCTGCTAATGGAGGATTCCTTCTACGATCTGCTGAGAATTCTCGCGGGAGCTGAGAACGTGGATTTTGAGAGATTCAAAAAACTCGCGGAGGAGTTGAGCGGAAGAGACCTGGGAGACTTCTTTGAGAGGTACTTTTAG